The window CTAAAGCCCGCCTAAAGCAGAAATGGGGAAAAAAATAATCATCATCCCCGAGGCGCAGGTCGACCTGGAAGAAATCGCGGAGTTCTATGAAGAACAAGAGCTTGGGCTAGGAGCCGAGGTTTACGAATTTCTGGAGACACACATTGACGCTTTGCTGATTACAGGTGGATTGCATCCCAT of the Prosthecobacter debontii genome contains:
- a CDS encoding type II toxin-antitoxin system RelE/ParE family toxin: MGKKIIIIPEAQVDLEEIAEFYEEQELGLGAEVYEFLETHIDALLITGGLHPIHHRMHRLVVLGRFPYFTVHYRLINDGIVVLMVLDQRRDPLYNLQKLRRII